In one window of Henckelia pumila isolate YLH828 chromosome 1, ASM3356847v2, whole genome shotgun sequence DNA:
- the LOC140881773 gene encoding auxin response factor 6-like codes for MKLSAVGLNQQSPEGDKNCLNSELWHACAGPLVSLPGMGSHVVYFPQGHSEQVAVSTNKEVDAQIPNYPSLPPQLICQLHNVTMHADLETDEVYAQMTLQPLSPQEQKEISFLPADLGTPSKQPTNYFCKTLTACDTSTHGGFSVPHRAAEKIFSPLDFSLQPPAQELVARDLHNNEWKFRHIFRGQPKRHLLTTGWSVFVSAKRLIAGDSVLFIWNEKNQLPLGIRRANRPQTVMPSSVLSSDSMHLGLLAAAAYAAATISRFTIFYNPKASPSEFVIPLAKYVKAVYHTRVSVGMLFRMLFETEESSVRRYMGTITGIGDLDPTRWPNSHWRSVKVGWDESTAGERQPRVSL; via the exons ATGAAACTCTCCGCAGTTGGTCTAAACCAGCAATCTCCTGAAG GAGACAAGAACTGCCTAAATTCTGAACTTTGGCATGCCTGTGCGGGTCCTCTTGTTTCTTTGCCTGGTATGGGAAGCCATGTAGTGTATTTTCCTCAGGGTCACAGTGAACAG GTTGCTGTATCTACCAACAAGGAAGTTGATGCACAGATACCTAATTACCCTAGCTTGCCTCCGCAACTCATTTGCCAGCTTCATAACGTGACAATGCAT GCTGATTTAGAGACAGACGAGGTTTACGCCCAAATGACCTTGCAACCGCTGAGCCCA CAAGAGCAGAAAGAGATTTCATTTCTTCCGGCAGATTTAGGAACCCCCAGTAAACAGCCAACAAATTACTTTTGCAAAACTTTGACTGCCTGTGACACCAGTACTCATGGTGGATTTTCAGTTCCTCACCGTGCGGCAGAAAAAATATTTTCGCCACTG GACTTTTCCCTACAACCTCCTGCTCAAGAATTGGTCGCAAGGGATCTGCATAATAATGAGTGGAAGTTCAGACATATTTTTAGAG GCCAGCCCAAGAGGCATCTTCTCACAACAGGATGGAGTGTTTTTGTGAGTGCAAAAAGACTGATTGCTGGTGATTCGGTTCTCTTTATATG GAATGAGAAGAATCAGTTGCCTCTCGGTATAAGGCGTGCTAATCGACCACAAACTGTGATGCCTTCATCAGTTTTATCAAGTGATAGTATGCATCTCGGCCTTCTTGCTGCTGCTGCTTATGCAGCTGCAACAATTAGCCGTTTCACCATATTTTATAATCCCAA AGCTAGTCCATCCGAATTTGTCATACCTCTGGCCAAATATGTAAAAGCTGTTTATCACACTCGAGTGTCTGTGGGCATGCTTTTCCGGATGCTGTTTGAAACCGAAGAATCTAGTGTTCGACG TTACATGGGCACAATAACCGGGATAGGTGATTTAGATCCTACCAGATGGCCAAATTCACACTGGCGTTCAGTTAAG GTTGGCTGGGACGAATCTACTGCTGGGGAGAGGCAGCCAAGAGTGTCTTTGTGA